In one Pseudomonas sp. SCA2728.1_7 genomic region, the following are encoded:
- a CDS encoding serine hydrolase: protein MCKGLPLFLLLICFTVQAEQWPGEQWPIGTTITDTGTLDKYAFPPRDDNTRQGIRTDALLIIRDGQIIYERYAGPTTAQTPHLTWSISKSLMASVLGVAYGEGLFKLEDPATKFYPPLSKHPAIKIADLLHWASGIDWQEDYEYAPLKSSVVAMLYTRGHRDMAAFTADRDAYAEPGRAFRYSSGDSNLLAAALKNIVGPQRYADYPWTALFEPLGIRHAVWETDASGTFVASSYVYLTARDLARVGLLMARDGRWNDRQLLPKDWIDFNRQPFAGYKAHQDEAVPGGQWWLNRPADGALSPWPDAPPDTFAALGHWGQALYVIPSANLVIVRYADDRDGSYRHNELLKRVLKAVQP from the coding sequence ATGTGCAAAGGCCTGCCCCTGTTTCTGCTGCTGATCTGCTTCACCGTTCAAGCCGAACAATGGCCCGGTGAACAATGGCCAATCGGCACGACGATCACCGATACAGGAACGCTGGATAAGTACGCCTTCCCACCCCGCGATGACAACACCCGCCAAGGCATCCGCACCGATGCCCTGCTGATCATCCGCGACGGCCAGATCATCTACGAACGCTACGCCGGCCCGACCACAGCACAAACCCCGCACCTGACCTGGTCAATCAGCAAAAGCCTGATGGCCAGCGTGCTCGGTGTGGCCTACGGCGAGGGGCTGTTCAAACTCGAAGATCCGGCCACGAAGTTTTACCCGCCACTGAGCAAACACCCGGCGATAAAAATCGCCGACCTGCTGCACTGGGCCTCTGGTATCGATTGGCAGGAAGACTACGAATACGCCCCTCTGAAATCCTCGGTGGTGGCGATGCTTTACACCCGAGGCCATCGTGACATGGCTGCATTTACCGCCGATCGCGATGCCTACGCCGAACCGGGGCGGGCCTTCCGCTATTCCAGCGGCGACAGCAACCTGCTCGCGGCCGCGTTGAAAAATATCGTCGGCCCGCAGCGTTATGCGGATTATCCATGGACGGCGTTGTTCGAGCCGCTGGGCATCCGTCACGCCGTGTGGGAAACCGATGCCAGCGGCACGTTTGTCGCTTCTTCTTATGTCTATCTCACTGCGCGGGATCTGGCGCGAGTCGGATTGCTGATGGCCCGCGACGGACGATGGAATGATCGACAACTACTCCCCAAGGACTGGATCGACTTCAATCGGCAGCCCTTCGCCGGCTACAAGGCTCATCAGGACGAAGCGGTGCCCGGCGGTCAATGGTGGCTCAATCGCCCGGCCGATGGCGCCTTGTCACCGTGGCCCGATGCACCGCCCGACACCTTCGCCGCGCTTGGCCATTGGGGCCAGGCGCTGTACGTAATCCCCAGCGCCAACCTGGTGATCGTGCGTTACGCCGATGATCGCGATGGCAGCTATCGCCATAACGAACTGCTCAAACGCGTGTTGAAGGCGGTGCAGCCATGA
- a CDS encoding lysophospholipid acyltransferase family protein has protein sequence MSRLRVYARIARVLLVVSLGLTMASVFGVFERIGLAHSMERRQRWSRFFMARLSNALPFRVTVHGELPKQPMLWVSNHVSWTDIPLLGMLTPLSFLSKAEVRTWPVAGWLAAKAGSLFIRRGSGDSQLIRKQMTRHLQTEHALLMFPEGTTTDGRSLRTFHGRLLAAAIDSEVMLQPVAIRYLRDGQIDGLAPFIGDDDLLSHLMRLFSNDCGDVEVHLLKPLACQGRERAALAFEAQQAVQKALFGEVAKTAEPRRAGELIAA, from the coding sequence ATGAGCCGGTTGCGCGTGTACGCGCGGATCGCGCGGGTGCTGTTGGTGGTGTCGCTGGGTTTGACCATGGCCAGCGTCTTCGGCGTATTTGAACGCATCGGTCTGGCGCATTCGATGGAGCGGCGTCAGCGCTGGTCGCGCTTCTTCATGGCGCGCCTGAGCAATGCCCTGCCCTTTCGCGTGACCGTGCACGGCGAGTTGCCGAAACAGCCGATGCTGTGGGTCAGCAACCACGTTTCATGGACGGACATTCCACTACTCGGCATGCTCACGCCGCTGTCGTTTCTGTCGAAAGCCGAAGTGCGCACCTGGCCGGTGGCCGGTTGGCTGGCGGCAAAGGCTGGCAGCCTGTTCATCCGTCGCGGTTCGGGCGACAGCCAGTTGATCCGCAAGCAGATGACCCGTCATCTGCAAACCGAGCACGCCTTGCTGATGTTCCCGGAAGGCACCACCACCGATGGCCGTTCGCTGCGCACCTTTCATGGTCGCTTGCTGGCGGCGGCGATTGATTCCGAGGTGATGCTGCAACCGGTGGCGATCCGTTATCTGCGCGATGGCCAAATCGATGGGCTGGCGCCGTTCATTGGTGACGACGATTTGCTCTCGCATCTGATGCGCCTGTTCAGCAATGACTGCGGCGATGTTGAAGTGCACCTGCTCAAGCCGCTTGCCTGTCAGGGGCGTGAGCGTGCGGCGTTGGCGTTCGAGGCGCAGCAGGCGGTGCAGAAGGCGTTGTTTGGCGAAGTGGCGAAAACGGCCGAACCACGTCGTGCAGGCGAATTGATTGCCGCCTGA
- a CDS encoding acyl-CoA dehydrogenase family protein gives MSWPDLLHSRERLPAVADLAEGFATLLQQLGSVTPFELAVAGGRRMATPGLAFLVGYQAALRMLWPSAPLSLGALCATEQRSLRPADMQTRLSELRLSGRKDFVTAGDAADWLLIAARSEEPGEAPRLSLAVVYPGEPGVTVEKLPALPLMPDISHGRLLLDGALCELLAGDGWDAYVKPFRTLEDVYVLSAMTAWLYGVGQDSDWQQALQLRLLALLAGCAEASRQPPNNPAGHVLLGGLFTQFEALEGEVSQALTDGPAEWAQMWQRDQGVMQLAAGARAKRLAKALAAG, from the coding sequence ATGTCCTGGCCAGATCTGCTGCACAGCCGTGAACGATTGCCCGCCGTTGCTGACCTGGCCGAGGGTTTTGCGACGTTGTTGCAGCAACTGGGCAGCGTCACACCGTTCGAATTGGCGGTCGCGGGCGGGCGGCGAATGGCGACGCCGGGGCTGGCGTTTCTGGTCGGTTATCAAGCGGCATTACGCATGTTGTGGCCGAGTGCGCCGCTGAGCCTCGGTGCGTTGTGTGCGACCGAACAGCGCAGTTTGCGCCCGGCGGACATGCAGACGCGGCTGAGTGAATTGCGCTTGAGTGGACGCAAGGATTTCGTCACCGCCGGCGATGCGGCGGATTGGCTGTTGATCGCTGCGCGCAGTGAAGAACCTGGTGAAGCGCCGCGCCTGAGCTTGGCGGTGGTGTATCCCGGCGAGCCCGGCGTGACCGTGGAAAAGCTGCCGGCGCTGCCGTTGATGCCGGACATCAGTCATGGCCGGTTGCTGCTGGATGGCGCGTTGTGTGAGTTGCTGGCGGGGGATGGCTGGGATGCTTACGTCAAACCGTTCCGCACGCTGGAAGATGTCTATGTGTTGAGCGCGATGACCGCGTGGTTGTACGGCGTCGGCCAGGACAGTGACTGGCAGCAGGCCTTGCAATTGCGTTTGCTGGCGCTGTTGGCCGGGTGTGCGGAGGCGAGTCGGCAGCCACCGAACAATCCGGCCGGGCATGTGTTGCTGGGTGGTTTGTTTACGCAGTTTGAGGCGCTGGAGGGGGAGGTGAGTCAGGCGTTGACTGACGGGCCGGCAGAATGGGCGCAGATGTGGCAGCGCGATCAGGGGGTGATGCAGTTGGCGGCGGGGGCTCGGGCCAAGCGGTTGGCCAAGGCTTTGGCGGCGGGCTGA
- a CDS encoding YceI family protein: MFNRSLCATLSSLLLAAVALPAQANWYLDGESSRLSFVSTKNANVSEVQRFLVLHGKVDPNGRAEVEVELDSINSGIPLRDERMRKELFQIEQFPEATITTQIDLRPINDLAPGAQLELRLPLTVNLHGKQHEYPAELLATRLDDRRFQVVTLEPLVINAEDFDLLPGLESLRKLADLSAISLSVPVGAVLIFTAR; the protein is encoded by the coding sequence ATGTTCAACCGCTCCCTCTGTGCAACCCTGTCCAGCCTGTTGCTCGCCGCTGTCGCGCTGCCGGCGCAGGCCAATTGGTACCTGGACGGCGAGTCGTCGCGGCTGTCGTTCGTCAGCACGAAAAACGCCAATGTCTCCGAAGTGCAGCGCTTTCTGGTGCTGCACGGCAAGGTCGACCCAAATGGTCGCGCCGAAGTCGAGGTCGAGCTGGACTCGATCAACAGCGGCATCCCGCTGCGCGATGAGCGCATGCGCAAGGAGCTGTTCCAGATCGAGCAATTTCCCGAAGCGACCATCACCACCCAGATTGACCTGCGCCCGATCAACGATCTGGCCCCCGGTGCGCAGCTGGAGTTGCGTCTGCCGCTGACCGTCAACCTGCACGGCAAGCAACACGAATACCCGGCCGAACTGCTGGCGACGCGTCTCGATGATCGTCGTTTTCAAGTGGTCACGCTTGAGCCGCTGGTGATCAACGCTGAAGATTTCGATCTGCTGCCGGGGCTGGAAAGCCTGCGCAAACTCGCCGACTTGTCGGCGATCAGTCTGTCGGTGCCGGTGGGTGCGGTGCTGATCTTCACGGCGCGCTGA
- a CDS encoding MFS transporter has protein sequence MPLSLLILALSAFAIGTTEFVIMGLLPNVAADLGVSIPGAGWLVTGYALGVAIGAPFMAMATAKLPRKAALVALMGIFIVGNLLCAIASDYNVLMFARVITALCHGAFFGIGSVVAANLVPANKRASAVALMFTGLTLANVLGVPLGTALGQQYGWRSTFWAVTVIGVIALIGLIRFLPAKRDEEKLDMRAELAALKGAGIWLSLSMTALFAASVFTLFTYVAPLLGEVTGVSPRGVTWTLMLIGLGLTVGNIIGGKLADKGMAATLIGVFIAMAVVSTVLTWTSVALIPTEITLFLWATACFAAVPALQVNVVTFGKAAPNLVSTLNIGAFNVGNALGAWVGGSVIAHGYGLTSVPLAAAALAVLALLVTLITFRQNGNADLAPATN, from the coding sequence ATGCCCCTCTCGCTCCTCATCCTCGCCTTGAGCGCCTTCGCCATCGGCACCACCGAATTCGTCATCATGGGCCTGCTGCCCAATGTGGCGGCCGACCTCGGTGTGTCGATCCCCGGCGCCGGCTGGCTGGTGACCGGTTACGCCCTCGGCGTGGCGATCGGTGCGCCGTTCATGGCAATGGCCACGGCCAAACTGCCGCGTAAAGCAGCACTGGTCGCGTTGATGGGCATTTTTATTGTCGGCAATCTGCTCTGCGCCATTGCCAGTGATTACAACGTGCTGATGTTTGCCCGTGTGATCACCGCGCTGTGTCACGGTGCGTTCTTCGGTATCGGCTCGGTAGTGGCGGCCAATCTGGTGCCGGCCAACAAACGCGCTTCGGCAGTGGCTTTGATGTTTACCGGCCTGACCCTGGCCAACGTCCTCGGTGTGCCGCTGGGCACTGCGCTGGGTCAGCAATACGGCTGGCGCTCGACCTTCTGGGCGGTGACCGTGATTGGTGTGATTGCGTTGATCGGCCTGATCCGCTTCCTGCCGGCCAAGCGTGACGAAGAGAAACTCGACATGCGCGCCGAACTCGCCGCCCTCAAAGGTGCCGGGATCTGGCTGTCGCTGAGCATGACCGCGCTGTTCGCCGCTTCCGTATTTACCTTGTTCACCTACGTCGCCCCGCTGCTCGGCGAAGTCACCGGCGTGTCGCCGCGTGGCGTGACCTGGACGCTGATGCTGATCGGCCTGGGCCTGACCGTCGGCAACATCATCGGCGGCAAACTCGCCGACAAAGGCATGGCCGCCACGCTGATCGGCGTGTTCATCGCCATGGCCGTGGTCTCCACCGTACTGACCTGGACCAGCGTCGCGCTGATCCCGACTGAAATCACCCTGTTCCTCTGGGCCACCGCGTGTTTCGCCGCCGTGCCAGCGCTGCAAGTCAACGTGGTGACCTTCGGCAAAGCCGCACCGAATCTGGTGTCGACCCTGAACATCGGCGCGTTCAACGTCGGCAACGCGCTTGGCGCCTGGGTCGGTGGCAGCGTCATCGCCCACGGCTATGGCCTGACCAGCGTGCCGCTGGCAGCCGCCGCGCTGGCAGTGCTCGCCCTGCTGGTGACGCTGATTACTTTCCGTCAGAACGGCAATGCCGATCTGGCCCCGGCAACTAACTGA
- a CDS encoding metalloregulator ArsR/SmtB family transcription factor → MNLDLDEIIKALAHPVRRDILNWLKDPKNEFPEQLHNHEYGICAGQIDQRCGLSQSTVSAHLATLQRAGLISSQKAGQWHFFKRNEDVIQAFLSTLSKEL, encoded by the coding sequence ATGAACCTCGACCTCGACGAAATAATAAAAGCCCTGGCGCACCCAGTACGGCGAGACATCCTCAACTGGCTGAAAGACCCGAAGAACGAATTTCCGGAACAGTTGCACAACCACGAGTACGGCATTTGCGCCGGGCAGATCGATCAGCGCTGCGGCCTGTCGCAGTCGACCGTTTCGGCACACCTCGCGACGTTGCAACGCGCCGGTCTGATCAGCAGCCAGAAGGCCGGTCAATGGCACTTTTTCAAACGTAACGAGGACGTGATCCAGGCGTTCCTCAGCACCCTCAGTAAAGAGCTCTGA
- a CDS encoding amidase, translating to MKRFLLLLLVLLLGWVVYERENLWAFPDIISAYTAKEYCSCRYVMNNDAEYCRGYVKQWLPTSQFTDDPASKTITVSGMGRSNRAQWQSERQGCRLSL from the coding sequence ATGAAGCGCTTTTTGCTGTTGCTGCTTGTTTTGTTGCTCGGCTGGGTCGTTTACGAGCGCGAAAATCTGTGGGCCTTCCCCGACATCATCAGCGCCTACACCGCCAAGGAATATTGTTCGTGCCGGTATGTGATGAACAACGATGCCGAGTATTGCCGTGGTTATGTGAAACAGTGGCTGCCGACCAGCCAGTTCACCGACGACCCCGCCAGCAAAACCATCACCGTCAGCGGCATGGGCCGCAGCAATCGCGCCCAGTGGCAAAGCGAACGGCAGGGCTGCCGCCTCAGCCTTTGA
- the olsB gene encoding L-ornithine N(alpha)-acyltransferase has protein sequence MTQIARISDTGNERRLQAERLIGAEALQQAQALRFNVFSGEFNAKLKGAELGLDMDDYDVHCSHIGVRDLNTGRLVATTRLLDHTAASSLGKFYSEEEFSLHGLAHLQGPILEIGRTCVDPAYRNGGTIAVLWGELAEVLNQGGYSYLMGCASIPMQDGGIQAHAIMQRLRERYLCTENLRAEPKNPLPTLDIPSNVIAEMPPLLKAYMRLGAKICGEPCWDEDFQVADVFILLKRDELCPRYAKHFKAAV, from the coding sequence ATGACTCAGATCGCCCGCATCAGCGACACCGGCAATGAACGCCGCCTGCAAGCCGAACGCCTGATCGGCGCCGAGGCCTTGCAGCAAGCCCAGGCCTTGCGCTTCAACGTCTTCAGCGGCGAGTTCAACGCCAAACTGAAAGGCGCGGAACTGGGTCTGGACATGGATGATTATGATGTTCACTGCAGCCACATCGGCGTGCGTGACTTGAACACCGGCCGTTTGGTCGCGACCACGCGTTTGCTCGATCACACCGCCGCCAGCAGCCTCGGCAAGTTCTACAGCGAAGAAGAATTCAGCCTGCACGGCCTCGCGCATCTGCAAGGCCCGATTCTGGAAATCGGCCGCACCTGCGTCGACCCGGCGTACCGCAACGGCGGCACCATCGCGGTGTTGTGGGGCGAGTTGGCCGAAGTGCTGAATCAGGGTGGCTACAGTTATCTGATGGGTTGCGCGAGCATCCCGATGCAGGACGGCGGTATTCAGGCCCACGCGATCATGCAGCGCCTGCGCGAACGCTATCTGTGCACCGAAAACCTGCGCGCCGAGCCGAAAAATCCGCTGCCGACGCTGGATATTCCATCGAACGTGATCGCGGAAATGCCGCCACTGCTCAAGGCCTACATGCGCCTGGGCGCGAAGATCTGCGGCGAGCCGTGCTGGGACGAGGACTTCCAGGTCGCCGACGTGTTCATCCTGCTCAAACGCGACGAACTCTGCCCGCGCTATGCCAAGCACTTCAAGGCGGCTGTGTAA
- a CDS encoding phosphatidylserine/phosphatidylglycerophosphate/cardiolipin synthase family protein, with the protein MRGAVFPWRDGNRFELLIDGPQFFPRMLEQIAGAQEQIELELYLVEAGACAETIVQALVLAAERGVRVRCLFDDYGSLAFTLNLRQRLTHAGVELRFYNRLNWRRWVGNFYRDHRKLLLVDQRLAVVGGTGVTDEFWTPGHDTSEWHEVMVEISGPLVIDWQLLFDRQWIANRYRRAWRPAAHFGLPRLPRVPDKGEGMGRVAYADARQHRDILQSLFRALNSGQKRIWMATPYFLPTWKIRRSLRKAAARGVDVRLLLTGPRTDHPSVRYAGHRYYPRLLKAGVQIFEYQPCFLHLKMVLVDDWVSIGSCNFDHWNLRFNLEANLEALDPSLTGAVEASFVKDFGLSQQVSLEEWQRRPLWRRVKQRVWGWVDRVVVNILDRRG; encoded by the coding sequence ATGCGCGGCGCGGTGTTCCCGTGGCGGGACGGCAACCGGTTCGAGCTGTTGATCGACGGCCCGCAATTCTTCCCGCGCATGCTCGAGCAGATTGCTGGTGCGCAGGAGCAGATCGAACTGGAGTTGTATCTGGTCGAGGCTGGCGCTTGTGCCGAAACCATCGTCCAGGCGCTGGTGCTGGCGGCCGAACGTGGCGTGCGCGTGCGCTGCCTGTTCGATGATTACGGCAGCCTGGCGTTCACCCTCAATCTGCGCCAGCGCCTGACGCATGCCGGGGTTGAACTGCGCTTTTACAATCGGCTGAACTGGCGGCGCTGGGTCGGTAATTTCTATCGTGATCACCGCAAATTGTTGCTGGTCGATCAGCGCCTGGCGGTGGTCGGCGGTACTGGCGTCACTGATGAGTTCTGGACGCCGGGCCACGACACCAGCGAGTGGCACGAAGTGATGGTCGAGATCAGCGGCCCGTTGGTGATCGACTGGCAATTGTTGTTTGATCGCCAGTGGATCGCCAACCGCTATCGCCGCGCCTGGCGCCCGGCCGCGCATTTCGGTCTGCCGCGTTTGCCTCGGGTGCCGGACAAGGGCGAGGGCATGGGCCGCGTGGCGTATGCCGACGCCCGTCAGCACCGCGACATTCTGCAATCGCTGTTTCGCGCTTTGAACAGCGGGCAAAAACGCATCTGGATGGCCACACCGTACTTCCTGCCAACGTGGAAAATCCGCCGCTCCCTGCGCAAGGCTGCGGCGCGCGGTGTCGACGTGCGTTTGCTGCTGACCGGGCCGCGTACCGACCACCCTTCAGTGCGTTACGCCGGGCATCGCTACTACCCGCGATTGCTCAAGGCAGGGGTGCAGATCTTCGAATACCAGCCGTGCTTTCTGCATTTGAAAATGGTCTTGGTGGACGATTGGGTGAGCATCGGTTCGTGCAACTTCGACCACTGGAACCTGCGCTTCAATCTGGAGGCGAATCTGGAGGCGCTGGATCCGTCGTTGACGGGAGCGGTAGAGGCGAGTTTTGTGAAGGACTTCGGGCTGAGTCAGCAGGTGAGTCTGGAAGAGTGGCAGCGCCGACCGTTGTGGCGACGGGTCAAACAGCGGGTTTGGGGCTGGGTGGATCGAGTGGTGGTCAACATACTCGATAGACGCGGATAA
- a CDS encoding ACP phosphodiesterase yields MNYLAHLHLGGQRPGQLLGSLYGDFVKGRLQGQFAPEVEAAIQLHRRIDVFTDRHPLVDIALGRFSDTRRRYAGIVLDVFFDHCLARDWRLYADQPLEVFTADVYRVLTHERQLPERLAKIAPHMVANDWLGSYQEFEVLEQVLRGISRRLTRPEELAGAMQELRRLYEPLSEDFALFYPQLQDFAQNPQTQKI; encoded by the coding sequence ATGAACTATCTCGCACATTTACACCTCGGTGGCCAGCGCCCCGGGCAACTGCTCGGCAGTCTGTATGGCGATTTCGTCAAAGGCCGGCTGCAAGGGCAGTTTGCGCCGGAGGTGGAAGCGGCCATTCAACTGCATCGACGGATTGACGTGTTCACTGACCGTCATCCGCTGGTGGACATCGCGCTGGGGCGGTTTTCCGACACGCGCCGGCGTTATGCCGGGATCGTGCTCGATGTGTTTTTCGATCATTGCCTGGCGCGGGACTGGAGGCTATATGCCGATCAGCCGCTGGAGGTTTTCACCGCTGATGTGTATCGGGTGCTGACCCACGAACGGCAACTGCCCGAACGGTTGGCGAAGATCGCCCCGCACATGGTCGCCAATGACTGGTTGGGTTCGTATCAGGAGTTTGAAGTGCTGGAGCAGGTGTTGCGCGGGATCTCGCGGCGACTGACCCGGCCGGAGGAATTGGCGGGAGCGATGCAGGAATTGCGACGGTTGTATGAACCGCTGAGTGAAGATTTCGCTTTGTTCTACCCCCAACTCCAGGACTTCGCCCAAAACCCCCAGACACAGAAAATCTAA
- the bglX gene encoding beta-glucosidase BglX — MKKLCLLGLFVSLASHQVLAATTPVPLENKDAFISNLMKQMTLDEKIGQLRLISIGPEMPRELIRKEIAAGNIGGTFNSITRPENRPMQDAAMRSRLKIPMFFAYDVIHGHRTIFPIPLALASSWDMDAIGQSGRVAAKEAAADSLDITFAPMVDISRDPRWGRSSEGFGEDTYLTSRIAGVMVRAYQGATPSAADSIMASVKHFALYGAVEGGRDYNTVDMSPVKMYQDYLPPYRAAIDAGAGGVMVALNSINGIPATANTWLMNDLLRRDWGFKGLAVSDHGAIFELIKHGVARDGREAAKLAIKAGIDMSMNDTLYGKELPGLLKSGEIEQKDIDNAVREVLAAKYDMGLFKDPYLRIGKAEDDPADTYAESRLHRAEAREVARRSLVLLKNQNETLPLKKDAKVALVGPLAKAPIDMMGSWAAAGRPAQSVTLFDGMSSVIGDKANLIYARGANITSDKKVLDYLNFLNFDAPEVVDDPRPANVLIDEAVKAAKDADVIVAAVGESRGMSHESSSRTDLNIPETQRELIRALKATGKPLVLVLMNGRPLTILEENQSADAILETWFSGTEGGNAIADVLFGDYNPSGKLPVTFPRSVGQIPTYYNHLSIGRPFTPGKPGNYTSQYFDDTTGPLFPFGYGLSYTNFALSDMALSSTTLNATGKLDASVMVKNTGKRDGETVVQLYIQDVTGSMIRPVKELKNFQKIMLKAGEQKVVHFTITEDDLKFYNAQLKYAAEPGKFNVQIGLDSQDVTQQSFELL, encoded by the coding sequence ATGAAGAAGCTGTGTTTGCTGGGTCTGTTCGTCAGCCTGGCCAGTCATCAAGTATTGGCCGCCACGACCCCGGTACCCCTGGAAAACAAGGACGCGTTCATCAGCAATCTGATGAAGCAAATGACCCTCGACGAGAAGATCGGCCAGTTGCGCCTGATCAGCATCGGCCCGGAAATGCCTCGCGAGTTGATCCGCAAAGAGATCGCTGCCGGCAATATCGGCGGCACGTTCAACTCGATCACCCGTCCGGAAAACCGTCCGATGCAGGACGCGGCGATGCGCAGTCGGCTGAAGATTCCGATGTTTTTTGCGTACGACGTGATCCACGGTCACCGTACGATTTTCCCGATTCCGCTGGCCCTCGCCTCGAGCTGGGACATGGACGCCATCGGCCAGTCCGGCCGCGTTGCCGCCAAGGAAGCCGCTGCCGACAGCCTCGACATCACCTTCGCGCCGATGGTCGACATCTCCCGCGACCCGCGCTGGGGCCGCAGCTCCGAAGGTTTCGGTGAAGACACCTACCTGACCTCGCGCATTGCCGGCGTCATGGTTCGTGCCTATCAGGGCGCCACCCCGAGCGCGGCTGACAGCATCATGGCCAGCGTCAAGCACTTCGCCCTGTACGGCGCCGTTGAAGGTGGCCGCGACTACAACACCGTCGACATGAGTCCGGTGAAGATGTACCAGGACTACCTGCCGCCGTACCGTGCCGCGATCGATGCCGGCGCCGGTGGTGTGATGGTTGCGTTGAACTCGATCAACGGCATTCCGGCCACCGCCAACACCTGGCTGATGAACGATCTGCTGCGCCGCGACTGGGGCTTCAAAGGCCTGGCGGTCAGCGACCACGGCGCGATCTTCGAACTGATCAAGCATGGCGTGGCCCGCGACGGTCGTGAAGCGGCGAAGCTGGCGATCAAGGCCGGCATCGACATGAGCATGAACGACACCCTGTACGGAAAAGAGCTGCCGGGCCTGCTCAAGTCCGGCGAGATCGAACAGAAAGACATCGACAACGCCGTGCGTGAAGTGCTCGCGGCCAAGTACGACATGGGCCTGTTCAAGGACCCGTACTTGCGCATCGGCAAGGCTGAAGATGATCCGGCCGACACTTACGCCGAAAGCCGTCTGCACCGCGCCGAGGCCCGTGAAGTGGCGCGTCGCAGTCTGGTGCTGCTGAAGAACCAGAACGAAACCCTGCCGCTGAAGAAAGACGCAAAAGTCGCGCTGGTCGGCCCGTTGGCCAAAGCGCCGATCGACATGATGGGCAGTTGGGCTGCCGCCGGGCGCCCTGCGCAATCGGTGACGCTGTTCGATGGCATGAGTTCGGTGATCGGCGATAAGGCAAACCTGATCTACGCCCGTGGCGCCAACATCACCAGCGACAAGAAGGTCCTCGACTACCTGAACTTCCTCAACTTCGATGCCCCGGAAGTGGTCGACGATCCGCGCCCGGCCAACGTGCTGATCGACGAAGCAGTGAAAGCTGCAAAAGACGCTGACGTGATCGTTGCAGCGGTAGGTGAATCCCGTGGCATGTCCCACGAATCCTCCAGCCGCACCGACCTGAACATCCCGGAAACCCAGCGCGAGCTGATCCGGGCGCTGAAAGCCACCGGCAAACCGCTGGTATTGGTGCTGATGAACGGCCGCCCGCTGACCATTCTCGAAGAGAACCAGTCGGCTGACGCGATTCTGGAAACCTGGTTCAGCGGCACCGAGGGCGGCAACGCCATCGCCGACGTGCTGTTCGGCGACTACAACCCGTCGGGCAAACTGCCGGTGACCTTCCCGCGTTCCGTGGGCCAGATCCCGACCTACTACAACCACCTGAGCATTGGCCGGCCGTTCACGCCGGGCAAACCGGGCAACTACACCTCGCAGTATTTCGATGACACCACCGGGCCGCTGTTCCCGTTCGGTTACGGCCTGAGCTACACCAACTTCGCCCTGAGCGACATGGCGCTGTCGTCAACCACCCTCAACGCCACTGGAAAGCTCGACGCCAGCGTGATGGTGAAGAACACCGGCAAGCGTGACGGCGAAACCGTGGTGCAGTTGTACATCCAGGACGTCACCGGTTCGATGATCCGACCGGTGAAGGAACTGAAGAACTTCCAGAAAATCATGCTCAAGGCCGGCGAACAGAAAGTCGTGCACTTCACCATCACTGAGGATGACCTGAAGTTCTACAACGCCCAGCTCAAGTACGCCGCCGAGCCTGGCAAGTTCAACGTGCAGATCGGCCTGGATTCCCAGGACGTCACGCAGCAGAGCTTCGAGTTGCTGTAA